From a region of the Verrucomicrobiia bacterium genome:
- a CDS encoding serine acetyltransferase, translated as MQPTIAQLTDRLVDSYKRLGGINHVDGKNLPSKQQIAAITEDLLCLLFPGFFAEQLQHSSELRANTETLLNTVRTSLEAEMVKALEYKPPAGLSKKEIHGAAHALTLQFLGQLPAIRELLQTDIDAAYNGDPAALSREEVIVAYPFVEGIAVQRAAHALYRHDVPLIPRIMTEWAHARTGMDLHPGAQIGTHFFVDHCTGTVVGETSEIGNHVKMYQGVGLVARSLAAGQQLRGKKRHPTLEDRVTIYAGATIVGGETVIGADSTIGASVFLTHSVPPHSLVVQEDPNVKILNKRDREGYMPDWQI; from the coding sequence GTGCAACCAACCATTGCCCAGTTGACGGACCGGCTGGTCGATTCCTACAAGCGGCTCGGCGGCATCAACCACGTGGACGGCAAGAACCTGCCGTCCAAGCAGCAGATCGCCGCCATCACTGAGGACCTGTTGTGCCTGCTGTTTCCTGGCTTTTTTGCCGAACAATTGCAGCATTCCTCGGAACTGCGTGCCAACACGGAAACCCTGCTGAACACCGTCCGCACCAGCCTGGAGGCGGAAATGGTCAAAGCTCTCGAATACAAACCGCCGGCCGGCCTGTCCAAGAAGGAAATCCACGGGGCGGCCCACGCGCTGACCCTGCAATTCCTCGGCCAGCTCCCCGCCATCCGCGAACTGCTGCAAACCGACATTGACGCGGCTTACAACGGCGATCCGGCGGCGCTCAGCCGCGAAGAAGTGATCGTCGCTTATCCGTTCGTGGAGGGCATCGCCGTCCAGCGCGCGGCCCACGCGCTTTACCGGCACGACGTGCCGCTGATTCCGCGCATCATGACCGAGTGGGCGCACGCCCGCACCGGCATGGATTTGCATCCGGGGGCGCAGATCGGCACGCACTTCTTCGTGGACCACTGCACCGGCACCGTCGTGGGCGAGACGTCGGAAATCGGCAACCACGTGAAGATGTATCAGGGCGTTGGGCTCGTGGCGCGCTCGCTGGCCGCCGGCCAGCAGTTGCGCGGCAAGAAGCGCCATCCCACGCTCGAAGACCGCGTGACGATTTATGCCGGTGCCACCATCGTGGGTGGCGAGACCGTCATTGGGGCCGACAGCACGATTGGCGCGAGCGTGTTTCTCACCCACAGCGTCCCGCCGCATTCGCTCGTCGTCCAGGAGGATCCGAACGTGAAAATCCTGAACAAGCGCGACCGCGAAGGTTATATGCCCGACTGGCAAATCTGA